The genomic region AAAACAGTATACAATATAAAAGGATTATTTAAGTCATTTGATAATGATACAAATCGGCCCCTCATATCAAAATCTGGGTAAAATTTAGCAAATTGTATGACTATCCCTTCTTTTTCTTCGATAATTGCTGTACCTTCATAGAAAATATCCTTTTTTAATAATTCATCACCTTTGTGAATTTCAAAATCTGTTGCCCAACCGGTGGATGTTTGGTAAAATGCATAGCCGTTATACCTTAATGGATTGTTAACAAAAACATCTTTCCAAAGAACAGTTTCCTCATCTTTAACTAGTTCTATATTAGAAATATACTGACTTATACTTCCATCGTCTCTATATTCGATTTTAAAATCATGAATCTTTACATCTATATCTGTTCCCTCTAAAACCTGAGATGATGCTGGAACTCCATATACTGCTGTTGAAAAATATGTATACTGGCCATATGTATAGAATGCAATTACTAAAAATACTCCTAAATGTATTACCCATGAACCTAAATATCCAATTCTATTTCTTCTTCCATAGTATAATTTCTCACCTTTGGCTTCGTGTATATTATAGTTTTTAAATCCTATTTCAGTCATAAAATCCTTAATTTTTTTATCATCCTTTAGTGCAGTAAATTCCTTCGACTTATATTTTGTCAATACCTTATAATCTGGTATAGAATAAATTGTCTTTACTATAGAATTTATTCTGAATATACTACAAAGAAAAAGATTTACTGATAGAGCTACAGCCCCTATAAGAAAATAGAAGGAATGATAGATATCATCGGCTTTACTTAACATAATCATATTTACTACTCTTTCTGAATATAATCTAGAATAAAATATTTCATCTCTACCTTGTGGAACCATTGAACCTATAAAGGATAAAATAACTAAGTAGAATAATAGCATTAGTCCGAACTTCATTGACTTCAAGTAATTTATTATTTTTTTCATCAATTCACTTCCATTTCTTTTAATTTATTTAAAAACCACCACTTTAAGTGGTGGTTCTATATTAATTGGCATTCCTAGCATTAGCGAGGATTTCTAAAGCTTCCTCAGCATAATTTTTTGCATCTTCTAAAACTCTACGTGCTAAAGATGGGTTATGAAAACCTGTAGAATTCTCTACAAAAACGAAATCCCAGCGATATTGTGCCTTACGATGTAAGTT from Serpentinicella alkaliphila harbors:
- a CDS encoding cytochrome c biogenesis protein ResB; the protein is MKKIINYLKSMKFGLMLLFYLVILSFIGSMVPQGRDEIFYSRLYSERVVNMIMLSKADDIYHSFYFLIGAVALSVNLFLCSIFRINSIVKTIYSIPDYKVLTKYKSKEFTALKDDKKIKDFMTEIGFKNYNIHEAKGEKLYYGRRNRIGYLGSWVIHLGVFLVIAFYTYGQYTYFSTAVYGVPASSQVLEGTDIDVKIHDFKIEYRDDGSISQYISNIELVKDEETVLWKDVFVNNPLRYNGYAFYQTSTGWATDFEIHKGDELLKKDIFYEGTAIIEEKEGIVIQFAKFYPDFDMRGRFVSLSNDLNNPFILYTVFYNGHRVAMNVAEAGESIEWHQYTFKFSNPQRYTYLQVNKMKGKVGAMFGSALILIGLIICFYFKPKELVIRREQNKLQVYGKNMIVDI